The following are encoded together in the Pristis pectinata isolate sPriPec2 chromosome 31, sPriPec2.1.pri, whole genome shotgun sequence genome:
- the LOC127584909 gene encoding vascular cell adhesion protein 1-like isoform X2: MDFRLISLIGYLYFSTLTFRAACEFEVWINVNPPAVKFGDSLVVTCNTTCPNSTINIEYKRGIQPNRTEDKNQIRDYFASIQKWDFTTPCSVQCPSQSNEKKERKEVVTVYNQELNISSYEVQETGKPYSLECIGPRVYPSNKLILTWLRGNKIIQNISKEEQGFPDNDKRLRNVFNFTASISDHQQTFTCLAQVDLGYTIMPIANSSIILETYYKPQNTVISVNNKTVSELPVLIKKSDEAIMACSSNGNPPVNIEWKDPRQGSKYETQPSGVLHISQIKSEHGGIYICRAKNQFGTDEKTVIISIKGVKDEKWKLVLLFAEIVFFLSVIFALFCCFTICKHSKSGSYKVREDLSVFSKIQDEEKIPLDE, encoded by the exons ATGGACTTTCGGCTGATTTCTCTAATTGGATATCTCTACTTTTCCACACTAACGTTCAGAGCAG CATGTGAATTCGAGGTTTGGATTAATGTAAACCCCCCAGCCGTGAAATTTGGAGACTCTCTGGTGGTGACCTGCAATACAACGTGCCCAAACTCAACAATAAATATAGAATATAAACGAGGAATACAACCCAACAGAACTGAAGATAAAAACCAGATCAGAGACTACTTTGCAAGTATCCAGAAATGGGATTTTACAACACCTTGCAGTGTACAATGTCCATCGCAGAGtaatgaaaaaaaggaaagaaaagaggtgGTTACGGTGTACA ATCAAgagttaaatatttcatcttatgAAGTGCAAGAAACTGGCAAACCATATAGCCTGGAGTGCATTGGTCCAAGGGTCTATCCAAGTAACAAACTCATACTTACTTGGCTGAGAGGGAATAAGATTATTCAGAATATCTCCAAAGAAGAACAAGGTTTCCCGGATAATGATAAAAGATTGAGGAATGTCTTCAATTTCACTGCAAGCATTTCCGATCATCAACAGACGTTCACCTGTTTGGCACAAGTGGACTTGGGCTATACCATAATGCCAATCGCAAACTCTTCAATAATTCTGGAAACTTACT ATAAACCTCAAAATACAGTCATATCGGTAAATAATAAAACCGTGTCCGAGCTTCCAGTACTCATCAAAAAAAGTGATGAGGCCATAATGGCCTGCAGCTCCAATGGAAACCCCCCTGTCAATATCGAGTGGAAAGACCCCCGTCAAGGCAGCAAGTATGAGACTCAGCCTTCTGGAGTTCTCCACATTTcccaaataaaatcagaacatggAGGAATTTATATATGTAGAGCAAAAAATCAATTTGGAACTGATGAGAAGACAGTGATCATCAGTATCAAGGGTGTCAAAG ATGAAAAATGGAAACTGGTGCTGCTTTTTGCAGAAATTGTATTTTTTCTATCTGTTATATTTGCTCTCTTCTGCTGTTTTACAATATGCAAGCACTCAAAAAGCGGAAGCTATAAAGTGCGGGAAGATTTATCAGTCTTCAGCAAAATACAAGATGAGGAAAAAATACCTTTGGATGAATAA
- the LOC127584909 gene encoding vascular cell adhesion protein 1-like isoform X1 encodes MKSRKRRWSKRKAVKMSNNYRRWLVNSPDNHLPVNKIPQLIQQFQPLSQDCKLLTTVKHQYPQALDMDFRLISLIGYLYFSTLTFRAACEFEVWINVNPPAVKFGDSLVVTCNTTCPNSTINIEYKRGIQPNRTEDKNQIRDYFASIQKWDFTTPCSVQCPSQSNEKKERKEVVTVYNQELNISSYEVQETGKPYSLECIGPRVYPSNKLILTWLRGNKIIQNISKEEQGFPDNDKRLRNVFNFTASISDHQQTFTCLAQVDLGYTIMPIANSSIILETYYKPQNTVISVNNKTVSELPVLIKKSDEAIMACSSNGNPPVNIEWKDPRQGSKYETQPSGVLHISQIKSEHGGIYICRAKNQFGTDEKTVIISIKGVKDEKWKLVLLFAEIVFFLSVIFALFCCFTICKHSKSGSYKVREDLSVFSKIQDEEKIPLDE; translated from the exons ATGAAAAGCAGAAAGAGGCGATGGTCAAAAAGAAAGGCTGTGAAGATGAGCAATAATTACA GGCGATGGCTGGTGAACTCCCCTGATAATCATCTGCCTGTAAACAAAATTCCCCAATTAATACAGCAGTTTCAACCGCTATCTCAAGACTGCAAGCTGCTTACAACAGTGAAGCACCAGTATCCCCAAGCTCTGGATATGGACTTTCGGCTGATTTCTCTAATTGGATATCTCTACTTTTCCACACTAACGTTCAGAGCAG CATGTGAATTCGAGGTTTGGATTAATGTAAACCCCCCAGCCGTGAAATTTGGAGACTCTCTGGTGGTGACCTGCAATACAACGTGCCCAAACTCAACAATAAATATAGAATATAAACGAGGAATACAACCCAACAGAACTGAAGATAAAAACCAGATCAGAGACTACTTTGCAAGTATCCAGAAATGGGATTTTACAACACCTTGCAGTGTACAATGTCCATCGCAGAGtaatgaaaaaaaggaaagaaaagaggtgGTTACGGTGTACA ATCAAgagttaaatatttcatcttatgAAGTGCAAGAAACTGGCAAACCATATAGCCTGGAGTGCATTGGTCCAAGGGTCTATCCAAGTAACAAACTCATACTTACTTGGCTGAGAGGGAATAAGATTATTCAGAATATCTCCAAAGAAGAACAAGGTTTCCCGGATAATGATAAAAGATTGAGGAATGTCTTCAATTTCACTGCAAGCATTTCCGATCATCAACAGACGTTCACCTGTTTGGCACAAGTGGACTTGGGCTATACCATAATGCCAATCGCAAACTCTTCAATAATTCTGGAAACTTACT ATAAACCTCAAAATACAGTCATATCGGTAAATAATAAAACCGTGTCCGAGCTTCCAGTACTCATCAAAAAAAGTGATGAGGCCATAATGGCCTGCAGCTCCAATGGAAACCCCCCTGTCAATATCGAGTGGAAAGACCCCCGTCAAGGCAGCAAGTATGAGACTCAGCCTTCTGGAGTTCTCCACATTTcccaaataaaatcagaacatggAGGAATTTATATATGTAGAGCAAAAAATCAATTTGGAACTGATGAGAAGACAGTGATCATCAGTATCAAGGGTGTCAAAG ATGAAAAATGGAAACTGGTGCTGCTTTTTGCAGAAATTGTATTTTTTCTATCTGTTATATTTGCTCTCTTCTGCTGTTTTACAATATGCAAGCACTCAAAAAGCGGAAGCTATAAAGTGCGGGAAGATTTATCAGTCTTCAGCAAAATACAAGATGAGGAAAAAATACCTTTGGATGAATAA